The nucleotide sequence AGAGAACTGCTATGTATCTCTCCCTCTTCAACTCATCCAAACCCTAGAGTCCACGCGCTCTGGGTCGCTTCCTCAGGTACTATGTCTTGAGCTCCGTAGTCTATCTAATGATGGCAAGTGGGTCATGGCTTGGTCCGGTGCAACGTCCTCTTCGTCCGCGATTGAGGTACGCAAAGTCATTACTCAATTCCACTCAAAGAAATCATACTTCTCTCCGTTGTAGATTTCCTGTTCTGGCGTTTATGTCATAGCCTCAGAATCAAAATTGGTATTGAAATCAAGATGAATGGCTGCTTAGTAGGAATCAGATATGTGACTTTTGGGTTTAGAATTACATAGTTATGGGTGTCGGATAACCCTTTTGATTGGAGTAGGAATGTTGTCGTTCAGTAGTTTTGTGATAAGAATTTCTTAAAATTGATTAGCCCAGAGCTCTGATAAAAGCTCTGGAAGTAATCAATATTATGTCAATATCTTGGTGCTTCCCAGAGACCTAGCATGGAAATTTTCCTGTTTGATAGAATAATGGGGAATAAGATATTGTGTTTTACAAATTGTTTGAAAGAAAATAACCCATGACCATTGGCATTTATATTTAGATATCAAATGACTGTATGCATTCCATGAAAGAAGCATTTTGAGCATTGGTACATTATCCTTAAGCATCCTGACTTTTTTCCCCACCATTGCCTTATCATCAATCACGCCGACCTTTGGATTAAATCAGTAACCTATGCATTAGGACAATCTTTACAACATGAATGTTTTGTGTTGATGGATTTGCCTgatgcattgtttttttttttgaatagaaaaatttattcaaacacCAAAGGGGTGCAACCCACAACTACAACAAGGATGAGTAGTTAATAAGATCAAAAACATTTCTAGGGAAAGACAGACTCCAGAATTTTAGACAAGCAAACCAATTTACAATAAACAAGTCTAGGGAGGATTCCTTATTTTCGAAGATTCTGTTGttcctttctttccaaatcaGCCACATAACTGACATAGGAATGAGTTGAAAGAAATTCTTTTGGTGCTTGTCTTTTCCAATAGAAGCCCACGCAAGTAGCTCTTTTTCTACAGTATTGTGAGAGACCCACCATAGCCCCAACATCTTCCAAACATTTTCCCAGACCTTTCTGGACCAGTGGCATCGTAGGAACAGGTGATTAATAGACTCCGAATCTGCTTTACACAAATAGCATCTATTCACAAGAGAGAAGCCCCTCCTTTGCAGTTTGTCTTGAGTTAAGATTCTCTGCCAAACAACCTCCCAGCTAAAGAAGATAACTCTAGGAGGAGCCTTAGACTTCCATAACCAGAGCCATGGGAAACGATTGTTACCAAGGTGCATGTGGTTCTTTAGAagctctttataaaaggaactcACCGTGAACAACTTACTGTTTTCCAACTTCCAGCAGATTTTGTCTTCTTTGGTGGGATAGGTTTTTGCACCATAAACCAACTGCCAGAACCTAGTAAACATTTCCACTTCCCAATCTTGGGCCTCACGAGTAAAGGTGATGTTCCAAGAAGTATCTCTATCATGAGTTTGAAGCAACTGTAAGATGGAGGCCCCCTTTTGTGTAGCTAGACAGTGAAGATTCGGGAACAAATCCTTTAAAGAAGTGTCTCCAATCCAGACGTCATTCCAGAAGCTTATAGAGTTTCCTTTACCAGCTTGATAATAAGTCAAAGCAAGCCAGACCTCCCAACCCTTTCTAATGAATTTCCACAAGCTGCATCCATGAGGGTCTCTACTCTGCTTAGTACACCAACCACTATGCTCAAGGCTATACTTACAAGCGATGATTCTCCTCCATAATTGATTCCTACTGGTGGCAAATCTCCATAACCATTTGCCTAGTAAGGCTTTGTTATGCCTGATGCATTGTGGGAGATCATCTGCCTGTTTGCTGACTGGCATGCAGGTTGCTCGACAGTTTGCGGAATGCATTTCCTTGCCAGATCATATGACTGTTCAAGTGCGAGCTATTTCTAATGTTTCGAAAGCGACTCTAGTCACCATAGAACCCCATAGTGAAGATGATTGGGAAGTTTTGGAGCTAAATGCCGAGCATGCTGAGGCAGCTATATTGAAGCAGGTACTCAACTAATATCGAGCAAGTGTGATTGTTtccttattttatttcttagatCACTATGACTGGATATctttaatgtaatgaattatgtGCTTATTTTAGATGGAAGTGTATCGACTACAGTATGCTCTATATTCTTAGATAAATTCCTGAAGGAGTCTGTAATGAGGATACCATCTGTGTCTGAGAGTATGTAATGCACCAtcccttctctttttttttaatcctctaCATTGCAGAGTAGCCTTCTTGATGATCTGGGAGGAATTATGGAGGAGGGGGTCTATAGTTTGCTGACTTCTTTTGGCATGAGTTTCTATAATTAATAGTGAAAGGATGGTGGGACTTGGTGGTTCCTTAGGTATTTTCACATCTACATCTACTTATGACAAGGACATACAACAAGCACACTTGGAATCCTGTTATCTCAATTTACTGTACCATTACTTATAGCTATTTAATAGCGACAGCTGCTAATTCTCAGTTTAACATGAGTTATGATGGGAAAGGGCCAGAAGAAATTTTGTCGTAAAAGTTTCTCAAAAAGAGGTTTGCTAGTGAGCGTTGATTTAGAGTTGACAAATGATTATATGAAGCTTTAGGGAATTAAGAAAGGACACATCCAGGTTTGGCTTTTTGagtgaaatattaaagaatagGGGAAGAAGAGACATGCAggcaaacatgtggcctagtggtaaagTAACAtggtgcaatctagaggtcacaCGTTCAATTCCTGTAAATAGAccctctacatattatgtgggggtaagatcTGCGTACATCTTACTTGTACTCGATCCAGCccattgtgggagccttgtACTCGAGAGAAATagggagagagaaaggggaggGGTTTGATTTGAAAAACATGTCATTTAAACTGAATAATCAACTTGATActcaaaattattaattttgtatTCATCAGAACAATAATGAAATGTATTAAGTGCGTAGGTTTATTATAGACTTTGATGGTCCTCATTGTGATTTGAAAGGCCACTGACATGATATTTAGATAGTATGTGTAcgtttgtatgtatgtatcccTTTTCCATATTTATTTTCTGTTGTGCTTTCTGGTGATTCCAAAGGAGTTTTCCTATTCATGTGCAAGAATCAATGTCTgactttcaatttttgtttataaCTTGAACCATCTTTTAATGAAATAGGTTCGCGTTGTTCATGAAGGAATGAGATTTCCTTTGTGGTTGCATGGCAGCACTATTGCTACATTCCTTGTGGTTTCGACCTTTCCCAAGAACGCGGTGGGTAAGATTTTTTCAGTTACTTCTTATTTATGCTATTATTATTTGATACTAGTTCAGCTGAGCTTTAATAATGTTCATGGTAGTTCTTTGGAGAGCTTTTACTATTTTCCATCCAGAATTAACCAACATTGTCAATTCAGTGTTTTTTTCCACTAATGAGGCATAAGGatcatgcatatatattatcattattatcgTCTCTTATAACCATGAGTTATGCTTTTGTCTATGTTGAAGGCATATGGTGGTtgcaatttcaattatttatgATTAGAAATGTTGTTACTCTTAGAATGAGAAGCTAGCCTTATAAAATTGAAGATCAATTGTAGTCATCACTCCCAAAGGAGACCGTGACTGTTCGTGGTTATTCGTCTAAGGTAGAGATGGCTTGGGTGTGAGCACTCTGGTATGAAAATAAACAGCATTCGTTTGGGAGAtgtgaagaagagaagaggaaggCTGAAAAAGACATGGATGTAAGTTGTAACTAATGAAGAAGGATATTAATGAAATCGGAATGGTGAAAAGTTTGGTTTATACTAGGCTAAATGGAGCAAGAGAATCCAAGTGTCGGACTTTGAACAACTTTTATTATGGATTAATTTAGCTGACCCCAAATAGTTGGAattaaggctttgatgatgatgatgtaccCTTAGAATGCTAGTTATTGTGGAAAAGATTTCTGTGGTTGATGCACTGGTGAATGAGTTGTTTGGCTCCCTTTTGTTGCTTTTAATTCTATTTAATGCAGCAATATGCTATTTTTCCTCAAAGCTTAGCATCTACAGAACTTGCATCATATAGAGTCAGTTCTATATAATGTGTCGGAAATTCTACTTTGCAAAACTTATATGAATATTATTGTGCATATGGGTTGTAATTCACAAAAAGATGACACTTTTATCTCTTAGTGAAACTGATTTGTTACTTTGGTTCTCAGTGCAACTTGGGCCAGGAAGTGAATTTGCAGTTGCCCCAAAGAGACGGATGGAAAAGGTGAACAAATGTGAAGATTCTTTGGTTCAATATTCTAATGAAAAACATCAAACCTCAAAGGCACTATTGCGTGTTCAAGATTCAGACAGAAGATTCATTCACAAAAGTGATGTCAAAGGTGTTGAACTGGGTGTTGTGCTCACGACTGTTGTATATGTTCATCCAGAAACAGCTAAAAAATATTCTTTGGATTCTCTTCAGTTGGTTTCTATAGTGCCAAGATTATCTTCAAAAGAGAGCATAAAGAATAACTACAATGATGTCTCGAGAACAAAAGGCAATTCAACTCCAAAGGAAGCTGACAATGAACCTTTAACTGGCAATAAGGAATCTCGTCAAGTAATTGTTCGCATATTAGTTTCAGATTCAGTGGCTAAAGGACATGTAATGATAGCTCAACCTCTTCGTCTTTACTTGAGAGCAGGCCTCCACTCATGTATGTTAATTCTTCTAGGCATCTAATGAATTAATCTTGCTCTGAATTCCTTTCTCAACTTTTTTTGCTTTGTGGTTATGTGAATCTAGATGATTTAAATTGCTTTCATATGACCATTTATGGAGAAGTTATTACttattatgtccatagatgattgGTTGTAGTTCATAGAATTTGTCATCCTAGTCCATTTAAATTGCTTTCATATGACCATTTATGGAGAAGTTATTACGTTCATATGATTGGTTGTAGTTCATAGAATTTGTCATCCTAGTCCATTTATAAAGATGGGTTTTAAGTTGAGAACATGCACATGCCtgcaggggttttcttaaaGGATTGCAACATCCATTTAAAGAAGGATGTCACTTTGCTTTCACTTTGTCCTTGCCACTTTAAGTTGTCTGGGGATAGCAAGGCTCTTGAGAAGAGTGGTTTAGAAATTCTTGAAAACCGTAAGTCTGGAAGCATTATTCAACAACATAGGATGGATGTTGTAAATTGGTCTGTCCATGACAAGGTCTTGGCTGCTCTTGCTTATGATTCTCCTTGTGAAAAGAATGACGAGACAGAATTCCAGCAGGAGAACAGGAAAGGCTTACAGCATCTTCTACATGCTTGGTTTCTTGCACAGCTTGATGCTATTAGCTCATATCCAGGATTTTCTGATTCATTAATTGTGGGAAATGAAACTTTGATTCAATTTGAAGTGAGGGGATGTGACTTTGGCAGTTCTGCGAAAGTACAAGTGTCATCTGATTCTAACAGTTTGATAAACAGAAACAAGACCAGCGAAGAGCCAGTTGAACTTTTGTTTGTTATGACTTTTCCTGAGGATTTACAGCCTGGTGGACAAGTTGTTGGTTACAAGTTTACGTTTGGAAGAAACAATGATAAGTTACAAGGTCTAGATTTGTTGGCTGAAAAGTTGAAATTTGGTGAGCCTATCTCCCTCTATACTGTCAAAGATAGAAAACCTGCCAAAAGCTTTGGTTCAAATATATCCTCCTTGAACTGGATGGGGACTTCTCCCTCTGATGTGATTAATAGTAGGTACTTTTTCTGTAAAATATTTTGCAACTTGATGCTACGTGTCAGAGGCAGCTCTGTCACTTTAAACATTTAGTGCATTGTCATGAATTGTTAAATTATTTTGACTTGCTATGGCTTATGCAGATGCAGACACacacaagaaaagtaaaaatccATGCATCTCTTTAAAATGATCTaaacaatgttactatttttacTGACTATGACTTAAGTTCCTTGACATACTATTTTGCCTCTATGCAGGAATAATGGTCCTGTTATCTCCTTCATCTGGGATGTGGTTCAGTACTTACAACCTTCCACTCCCTGGACATGTTTTGATATATGGACCTCCTGTGAGTTTGTCTCTATAGTTTTGGAGATTTCATCTCAGCAGTACATAAAGATTCGTAGTGGAATGCATATGTGAAAAGATTCAtgctctttctttatttttgtattcATCGTTTTGACtttgtaattttatattattgcATCATGCATTAGGCAATAGCTTTTGTTTATTGCTCAAAATCTGTATTTATGAAAGTgttataatttttctttgttcagTAGTTCTGtacttgtaaatttttttttagaaaatctgCCAATGTATGTGTGGGACTGCAATACAAGTGTTCTTTTTCAGATGTCACTTACATCTACTGCTAAAGTTTTGTACATGGGGAACACGTCTCCAGTATTCCACCTTCAGAACAAAAACCTTCTTGTTTATGTGTTAGTGTGTTTTGCTCAAATGCACAATTAAGCTTGCAGGATGACATATGTAGTGAATTTTCATATCCACTCCACTTCAGTTACCAAATTTTATTGATTTCCTTGcaaatttttttcatctttgGATGGGACAGCCAGAGATTAGCTGAACGTTGAGATTAAATATTAACATTGTAACTTTTTCCCTGTAGACATGATTGGTTACGGCAGTTAGCATTTCTTTGTTACAATCAGTGCATATAATGTATAATTCAGCATATTTGTTTGACTGCTAAAATGGTACATTTCTGTGTCAGGGTTCTGGAAAGACTGTATTAGCAAGAGCAGTAGCAAAATCCCTTGAAGAACATGATGACGTCTTAGCACACACGTATGATttaattcattttcaatttctttcctcTAGAACATTTAGATGACAGGCTGACCATTTCTAAGTTGGTCTGTTGTTACTTCTCCTGAATTAGTTTGTAATTACAAGGAATTATACGAATGAAATTCGTACGAATTTTAAGTTGTTTCTGTATCTGCAGAGTTTTTGTTGGTTGTTCTCAACTGGCTTCAGAAAAAGCCTCCACTGTGCGTCAGACACTTTCTAGTCATATATCTGAAGCTTTGGATCATGCGCCTGCTCTTGTCATCTTTGATAACCTTGATAGCATTCTTTCATCCTCCTCTGATGCAGAAGGATCTCAGCCTTCTACCTCGGTCACTGTGCTTACAGAATTTCTCACGGATATTATGGATGAATATGCGGTAATAACTATCTCATGCAGGTGCTTATATATTCCTTGCAAGTTAAAATAGTAGCATGAAACTTTTGTCTTCTGTTGGTCTTGTGTGTATGTTCACTATCGGGAGTACAGTTTAATCTGATCAGTTCTGTGGATTTTTAACGGTATTTCCTCCCCCCCCAACATCCTTTGCTCCTGTGTTGTTTTTCCccttgaaaataaaaatctatTTCCTAGTtttcttaaaggaaaatttattttcatgagGTATTCATGTCCTATTTTTTTAGGTAAGTTTATTGGGAGATTACAGATACAATTTTGTACTGCCATCTTTTAGCTGGTTAGTAGGTTTATTGGTTCACTATacaggaaaagagaaaaagtttATGTGGAATCGGTCCCATTGCCTTCATAGCTTCTGTGCAGTCCCTCGAGAAGATTCCACAGTCACTATGCTCTTCAGGTTTGTTACTCTTTTTGGATATAATTGAATCACCTCCTGTACTATCACTCTTACCTGAAATGATTGGCAGCTGGATttgtattttctcttctttattCTGATACTGGATTTGTGTATTTGGTTATCATCAGGAAGGTTTGACTTTCATGTACAACTGCCTGCTCCTGCTGCCTCAGAACGTGCAGCTATATTAAAGCACGAAGTGCAAAGGCGTTCGTTACAATGTTCAGATGGCATCCTGCGGGATGTAGCTTCCGAATGTGATGGATATGATGCGTATGATCTGGTACTTGTTTGAAGTATTAATGCCTTTTCCAAATAAAGTATTAGGTAGTTTAATTCGTAAAACTTATTCTTCAATGTAAACGTTGATGTCCATCTTATATTTCTAATTGTTTCGATCATCCTTTGGCTTGACTCCTTTAACTCTGCGCTCCATCAAATGGGATAAGGACTATACCGGGGCACTTTGGCCCACCATTTTTTGTTTGTGAACTCGCACATTCTTTTCTTACAATTTTCAATCTTGGATTAAGTGCAAAATCTGATGACGTGGTGGGACAACATTGCGTGCTGAGTAATATTGTGAACCATGTGGAGAACATGGGAAGAAGCTAAGTCCAATAGGATGAGCAATGAAcctctttatatatatttttttatttttcatgaagGTCATTTTTGTGAAACAATTGCTAAAATCGTCTGAAGTAGGGAGCTGGTTAATGAGTTGATAGGAGTGCATGATAACAAATTATTTTCTCAGTTGGGATACCCAAAGCAAAACTTCCAGGGATGATATATCCCAGATACTAAAATATCCTGTTCAGCACAGTGTCATAAAACTTAATTATTGCTATTTAAAAGAAATCTTGAAATGCATAAGATGTATCAATGCCGTTTTAATGTTGCTGTTTGATTAGAAACCTGACCACCTTGATTACTTGATAGAATTCTATGTTGTAATCGGATTTTGTTTAAGTAGTCTGGAACTGTGAATAAAATTATCACTGCCAACACTTGTATTCTAAGCATTACCAAGTATCTGCTGGCTTTGGTGTGTTAGTAAGACGGATATGttctcttttttcccttttgaagGAGGAGTTTTTTTTTACTCATCATCAGCCCTTCACCTTATCATAATATAGGTAAATTTATATTAGCTTCACGATGACTTAGAATTggaataaagtttcattcttgcATTTCTTGTTTGTATGATCATCTTTATATATACTATGATGGCCATTAGTTTGGTTGTAGGTTTTAAATTCTAGTGAGTTCGTTTATCTCAAAACTTTGAATCTGTTGTGATATGTGAATATTTCATGGAAAAAAAGAGTTCATACCAATATTGCTTTTCTTACCAGTTATAAATGGGAACTTAGAGTTTTAAATACTGAAGAAAATTCATATTTCAGGAAATATTGGTTGATAGAGCTGTTCATTCTGCTGTTGGTAGATTTTTACCTTTCCGTCATGGTTTTGAAAAGCAAGAGAGGCCCACATTAGTGAGGGATGATTTTACTCGGGCAATGCATGAGTTCCTTCCAGTTGCTATGCGTGACATTACCAAAACTGCTTCTGAAGGTGGTCGCTCTGGATGGGATGATGTTGGTGGCCTGAATGACATTCGGAATACAATTAAGGAGGTGTGTTTTGTTTTCTCGTCCTCCTTGGTCAGCAACAATACTTTTGAACTAGTATTCGAATCTAGTTTGTGCTAATTGTAAATTTGTGTCCAGTTCACAATATAATACTggtattacatttttttaatctttctaCAGTCATCCTTTATGTTTTAAGGggaaagaagctgaaaattgtGGCACATCTTTCATATCTTTAGATCTTAATTCAATGTGATTATACTATTTATGAGctgctatttatttatttcctgaTCCATGCTGCTACTTAATTAGTTTATTGATGGTTTGTATCTGGACTATAAATATGTTTCTAGTAGGTTTCTTCCCTCCCCTGCCCCCTTCTTCCTACTGATGCTGTCTATCATTATATAACATGTTAATTTTTCCTTGTACTTGGTCCGAAGATTTTTCCAGTTGTTAACTCACATATCGATGTCAGATGATTGAATTGCCGTCAAAGTTTCCTAATATCTTTGCTCAAGCTCCTCTAAGATTGCGGTCAAATGTTCTTTTATATGGTCCTCCTGGTTGTGGCAAGACTCACATTGTTGGTGCTGCTGCTGCCGCTTGTTCACTGCGATTTATATCAGTGAAAGGCCCAGAGCTGTTGAACAAATACATTGGTGCTTCTGAACAAGCTGTAAGTTGCTATTGACTTTTCATTCCTTCCACATTGCATTCTTTAGAGATGATGTTTCTTGAATATCTGAGTTATTTGGAGAGCCTAGTGAGCTGTGTGGTGTTTGATTTGTGTTATTTATCTTAGTTATGATGCTTCAAAAAGTACTGAAATTTAATTATTCTCGTTTTACTGGGTTGAGAGTTTGTGATAAAACTTCTTTTTAGCTTAGAATTTGTATTCATCAATGTGCCTCGGGGATCACTTAATGTTTCCTGGCATTTTgagaaataaaaatgtaaatacTTACTTCTGACAGTTTTTTTTGGGGGGTATCAGGCCAGCTGACAGCAGTTCACTTGTTTGAGAGAAGTTTTGGAGCCAAATTTCACAAAAGGTTGATTCTGGAAATAAATCCTAGAATAAGTTTGACTCATCCTtagattgtgcaatttgatTTACCCTAAAATTGAGCAAAGCCAAACTTAGTCAACCACATTCATTTTGAAGTAGGTCCCGCtgaaacataaataaataaggaaaaaaaaggaggtTTCGTATCATTTTTGAGAAAACAAGAAATGAATAATTGTCTTGGTCTATTAA is from Tripterygium wilfordii isolate XIE 37 chromosome 14, ASM1340144v1, whole genome shotgun sequence and encodes:
- the LOC120014773 gene encoding peroxisome biogenesis protein 1 isoform X1 — protein: MRFPLWLHGSTIATFLVVSTFPKNAVVQLGPGSEFAVAPKRRMEKVNKCEDSLVQYSNEKHQTSKALLRVQDSDRRFIHKSDVKGVELGVVLTTVVYVHPETAKKYSLDSLQLVSIVPRLSSKESIKNNYNDVSRTKGNSTPKEADNEPLTGNKESRQVIVRILVSDSVAKGHVMIAQPLRLYLRAGLHSWVFLKDCNIHLKKDVTLLSLCPCHFKLSGDSKALEKSGLEILENRKSGSIIQQHRMDVVNWSVHDKVLAALAYDSPCEKNDETEFQQENRKGLQHLLHAWFLAQLDAISSYPGFSDSLIVGNETLIQFEVRGCDFGSSAKVQVSSDSNSLINRNKTSEEPVELLFVMTFPEDLQPGGQVVGYKFTFGRNNDKLQGLDLLAEKLKFGEPISLYTVKDRKPAKSFGSNISSLNWMGTSPSDVINRIMVLLSPSSGMWFSTYNLPLPGHVLIYGPPGSGKTVLARAVAKSLEEHDDVLAHTVFVGCSQLASEKASTVRQTLSSHISEALDHAPALVIFDNLDSILSSSSDAEGSQPSTSVTVLTEFLTDIMDEYAEKRKSLCGIGPIAFIASVQSLEKIPQSLCSSGRFDFHVQLPAPAASERAAILKHEVQRRSLQCSDGILRDVASECDGYDAYDLEILVDRAVHSAVGRFLPFRHGFEKQERPTLVRDDFTRAMHEFLPVAMRDITKTASEGGRSGWDDVGGLNDIRNTIKEMIELPSKFPNIFAQAPLRLRSNVLLYGPPGCGKTHIVGAAAAACSLRFISVKGPELLNKYIGASEQAVRDIFSKAANAAPCLLFFDEFDSIAPKRGHDNTGVTDRVVNQFLTELDGVEVLTGVFVFAATSRPDLLDAALLRPGRLDRLLFCDFPSPRERFDILTVLSRKIQLAGDVDLDAIASMTEGFSGADLQALLSDGQLAAVHKFLNSADNNEPGKMPVITDTLLKSIAYKARPSVSEAEKQRLYSIYNQFLDSKRSVATQSRDAKGKRATLA
- the LOC120014773 gene encoding peroxisome biogenesis protein 1 isoform X2, whose amino-acid sequence is MKFDVSHVGGVENCYVSLPLQLIQTLESTRSGSLPQVLCLELRSLSNDGKWVMAWSGATSSSSAIEVARQFAECISLPDHMTVQVRAISNVSKATLVTIEPHSEDDWEVLELNAEHAEAAILKQVRVVHEGMRFPLWLHGSTIATFLVVSTFPKNAVVQLGPGSEFAVAPKRRMEKVNKCEDSLVQYSNEKHQTSKALLRVQDSDRRFIHKSDVKGVELGVVLTTVVYVHPETAKKYSLDSLQLVSIVPRLSSKESIKNNYNDVSRTKGNSTPKEADNEPLTGNKESRQVIVRILVSDSVAKGHVMIAQPLRLYLRAGLHSWVFLKDCNIHLKKDVTLLSLCPCHFKLSGDSKALEKSGLEILENRKSGSIIQQHRMDVVNWSVHDKVLAALAYDSPCEKNDETEFQQENRKGLQHLLHAWFLAQLDAISSYPGFSDSLIVGNETLIQFEVRGCDFGSSAKVQVSSDSNSLINRNKTSEEPVELLFVMTFPEDLQPGGQVVGYKFTFGRNNDKLQGLDLLAEKLKFGEPISLYTVKDRKPAKSFGSNISSLNWMGTSPSDVINRIMVLLSPSSGMWFSTYNLPLPGHVLIYGPPGSGKTVLARAVAKSLEEHDDVLAHTVFVGCSQLASEKASTVRQTLSSHISEALDHAPALVIFDNLDSILSSSSDAEGSQPSTSVTVLTEFLTDIMDEYAEKRKSLCGIGPIAFIASVQSLEKIPQSLCSSGRFDFHVQLPAPAASERAAILKHEVQRRSLQCSDGILRDVASECDGYDAYDLEILVDRAVHSAVGRFLPFRHGFEKQERPTLVRDDFTRAMHEFLPVAMRDITKTASEGGRSGWDDVGGLNDIRNTIKEMIELPSKFPNIFAQAPLRLRSNVLLYGPPGCGKTHIVGAAAAACSLRFISVKGPELLNKYIGASEQAVRDIFSKAANAAPCLLFFDEFDSIAPKRGHDNTGVTDRVVNQFLTELDGVEVLTGVFVFAATSRPDLLDAALLRPGRLDRLLFCDFPSPRERFDILTVLSRKIQLAGDVDLDAIASMTEGFSGADLQALLSDGQLAAVHKFLNSADNNEPGKMPVITDTLLKSIAYKARPSVSEAEKQRLYSIYNQFLDSKRSVATQSRDAKGKRATLA
- the LOC120014773 gene encoding peroxisome biogenesis protein 1 isoform X3, whose translation is MEKVNKCEDSLVQYSNEKHQTSKALLRVQDSDRRFIHKSDVKGVELGVVLTTVVYVHPETAKKYSLDSLQLVSIVPRLSSKESIKNNYNDVSRTKGNSTPKEADNEPLTGNKESRQVIVRILVSDSVAKGHVMIAQPLRLYLRAGLHSWVFLKDCNIHLKKDVTLLSLCPCHFKLSGDSKALEKSGLEILENRKSGSIIQQHRMDVVNWSVHDKVLAALAYDSPCEKNDETEFQQENRKGLQHLLHAWFLAQLDAISSYPGFSDSLIVGNETLIQFEVRGCDFGSSAKVQVSSDSNSLINRNKTSEEPVELLFVMTFPEDLQPGGQVVGYKFTFGRNNDKLQGLDLLAEKLKFGEPISLYTVKDRKPAKSFGSNISSLNWMGTSPSDVINRIMVLLSPSSGMWFSTYNLPLPGHVLIYGPPGSGKTVLARAVAKSLEEHDDVLAHTVFVGCSQLASEKASTVRQTLSSHISEALDHAPALVIFDNLDSILSSSSDAEGSQPSTSVTVLTEFLTDIMDEYAEKRKSLCGIGPIAFIASVQSLEKIPQSLCSSGRFDFHVQLPAPAASERAAILKHEVQRRSLQCSDGILRDVASECDGYDAYDLEILVDRAVHSAVGRFLPFRHGFEKQERPTLVRDDFTRAMHEFLPVAMRDITKTASEGGRSGWDDVGGLNDIRNTIKEMIELPSKFPNIFAQAPLRLRSNVLLYGPPGCGKTHIVGAAAAACSLRFISVKGPELLNKYIGASEQAVRDIFSKAANAAPCLLFFDEFDSIAPKRGHDNTGVTDRVVNQFLTELDGVEVLTGVFVFAATSRPDLLDAALLRPGRLDRLLFCDFPSPRERFDILTVLSRKIQLAGDVDLDAIASMTEGFSGADLQALLSDGQLAAVHKFLNSADNNEPGKMPVITDTLLKSIAYKARPSVSEAEKQRLYSIYNQFLDSKRSVATQSRDAKGKRATLA